From Etheostoma cragini isolate CJK2018 chromosome 14, CSU_Ecrag_1.0, whole genome shotgun sequence, the proteins below share one genomic window:
- the hoxa1a gene encoding homeobox protein Hox-A1a: protein MSSFLDYTAMSGEGGSCSVRGFHSDHGITTFQSCAVTVNNCGADDRFMGSRDSPDGLPHQPGSFQSTASSLGLYGAHPACSSNYGPQSFCATYNHYALNQEVESTAGFPQCGPLMYSGNISSSMVSQHRQGYSAAPLGQVQYAHAAYGGGHEQAAPFPGCSNPLSPLHAAHLEACCSPLSEGATSAQTFDWMKVKRNPPKTGRSGEYGYGGQPNTVRTNFTTKQLTELEKEFHFNKYLTRARRVEIAAALQLNETQVKIWFQNRRMKQKKREKEGLLPAKALSSDPGESSQKKMDDAASEKSISAPSTPSPTSSTVSDTYSSN from the exons ATGAGCAGCTTCTTGGACTACACAGCGATGAGCGGTGAGGGTGGCTCATGCTCTGTCAGGGGTTTCCACTCGGACCACGGGATTACAACTTTCCAGTCCTGCGCTGTAACTGTCAATAACTGCGGTGCGGATGACCGCTTTATGGGGAGCAGGGATTCCCCTGACGGCCTCCCTCACCAGCCGGGTTCATTCCAATCTACCGCCAGCTCTCTGGGTCTCTATGGAGCCCATCCGGCCTGCAGTTCCAACTATGGACCACAAAGTTTCTGTGCTACGTATAACCATTACGCGCTCAACCAGGAAGTAGAATCGACCGCTGGATTCCCCCAGTGCGGCCCACTGATGTACTCGGGTAACATTTCCTCATCTATGGTCTCTCAGCATCGCCAAGGGTACAGTGCCGCCCCCCTGGGTCAAGTGCAGTATGCCCATGCTGCCTATGGCGGCGGGCACGAGCAAGCAGCACCTTTTCCTGGGTGCTCAAACCCGCTGTCACCACTGCACGCAGCTCACCTGGAGGCTTGTTGTTCACCCCTGTCTGAGGGTGCAACTTCTGCACAGACCTTCGACTGGATGAAAGTCAAGAGGAACCCACCAAAAACAG GCAGGTCTGGAGAGTACGGGTATGGGGGTCAGCCGAACACGGTCCGGACCAACTTCACCACCAAGCAGCTGACGGAGCTGGAAAAGGAGTTCCACTTTAATAAGTACCTGACCCGTGCGCGGCGCGTTGAGATCGCGGCCGCGCTTCAGCTGAATGAGACTCAGGTAAAAATCTGGTTCCAGAACCGGAGGAtgaagcagaagaagagggagaaagaagggCTGCTGCCGGCCAAAGCTTTATCCTCAGACCCGGGAGAGAGCAGTCAAAAGAAAATGGACGATGCAGCATCAGAGAAGTCTATCTCAGCTCCCTCTACTCCGTCTCCCACATCATCCACGGTGTCTGATACTTACTCCtccaactaa